The window TACTGGAATTCCCATGTGAGAAAGCCAGTCGAAAGCGTTCATTTTATTACAATCGCTCGTACCACAAGTGCCGTTGTTTTGGCATCCTCCACTTGATCCAGTGGTGGTAGAGCAGCTACTACATCCTGCCATATTTATATCAAAAGGGAGTTTTTACTCCTCGTTAGTTTGGGATTATTTTTTGAGTTTTAGAATATCTTGACCAATATCCTTTCGGAAATATAAGTCATCCCAACAGATTTCTGCAACATTTTTATATGCGTTTTGGAGAGCAAACTCTATGTTTGATCCAATTCCAGTAATGGCCATTACTCGGCCACCATTTGTGAGAAATTCCCCTTCAGAGCCAATTTTTGTTCCTGCATGAAATACTAAAGCAGTATTGTCTTTTCCAGCATTTTCTAAGCCTATAATTTTATCGTCTTTTCGATATGCTTCAGGGTATCCACCTGCCACTAATACAACAGTAGTGGTAGTAAATGTCTCCAATTCGATTTTGTATTGGTCTAATTGCATGGTGCCCATCGCATGGAGTAAATCTACAAAATCACTTTTAATTCTTGGGAGCACGGCTTGGGTTTCTGGATCGCCCATTCGTACGTTATATTCTATCACATAAGGATCTCCTCCAATATTCATCAATCCGATGAATAAGAACCCTGTATATTTTATATTTTCTTTTTCTAAACCTTTTACTGTGGGAATTACAACACGTTCTTCGACTTTTCTCATAAAGTCAGCATCTGCAAATGGAACTGGGCTTACTGCTCCCATTCCACCAGTATTCAATCCACTGTCGCCTTCACCAATTCTTTTGTAATCCTTTGCTTCTGGAAGGATTTTATAGTTTTTGCCATCAGTAGCTACGAAAACTGAGAGTTCTATTCCATCCAAAAATTGCTCAATCACCACTTTTGAAGAGGCTTCTCCAAACATATTGTCAATAAGCATTTGTTTCAGCGAGTCTTTCGCTTCTTGGTGACTTTGACAAATCAATACACCTTTTCCTGCCGCTAATCCATCAGCTTTAAGGACAACCGGAATGCTTTGCTGATCGATAAATTGATAAGCATCTTTTAAGGTCTCTTTTGTAAATGTTGCTGAAGCTGCAGTAGGGATATTGTTGCGCTCCATGAATTGTTTAGAAAAATCTTTTGACCCCTCTAACCTAGCACCTTCTTCACTTGGACCAATGATCGGAATTGAAGAAAGGTTAGGATTTGATTTGAAAAAATCCACGATTCCTTTCACCAAAGGTTCCTCAGGTCCGACTACTACCATTTGGATGTTGTTTTCTAAGACAAAATCAGAGATAGCAGGGAAATCAGTAATTGATAAAGAAACGTTTTTAGCAATTTGTGAAGTCCCAGCATTTCCAGGTGCTACAAAAAGTTGAGAACATTTTTGACTATTTATAATTTTCCAAGCAAAGGCATGCTCTCTGCCTCCGCTTCCTAATAATAATATATTCATTGAGTGAATTCTAGTTTAGTTGGCGTGTTCTGAGATGAATTTGACACGATAGACACGAATTTCTTCTTCCGCAAAATCTTCGTCTTCCAATTCTTCAAGCGCAGCCTTAATATTGTCTGTTTCAGCAGTCATGAAATAATCGTGAAGTGTTTCTTCTCGCTCTTCATCCATGATGTTTTCAATATAATAATTGATATTCAGCTTAGTACCACTGTATATTATCTGTTCAATCTCTTGGAGCAATTCCCCCATAGAAATATTCAGATTATCAGCAATTTCATCCAGATTTATTTTTCTATCAACCTGCTGAATGATAGAGATTTTTACTTTTGATCTGTTTCCAGCTGTTTTGACGACTACATCTGAAGCCGTCATGATGTCGTTTTCTTCGACGTAGTTTTCTATAAGTTTTAGAAAAGACGAACCAAATTTAGTGACTTTTCCCATACCGACACCATTAATTTGCGCCAATTCCTCACGGGTAGTTGGATAGACCGTAGCCATTTCTTCCAGTGAAGGGTCCTGAAAAATAACATAAGGAGGTAAGCCTTTTGACTTTGCTACTTTTTTCCGTTCTAACTTTAAAAGTTCAAAGAGTTTTTCATCATAAGCTTTTCCGCCAAGGGAAATATCTTCAGTTGAATCATTTACAAGCATTTGCTCAAAGTCGTGATCTTTGCTGATCATGACTGAATATGGATTTTTTATGAAATCTAAGCCTTTTTGAGTCACTTTGATGACTCCATAATTTTCAATGTCTTTTTCAAGAAAATTGTTTATCATGGCTTGTCTGACTACTGTCTTCCAAAGTCTCTCGTCTTCGTCCTTACCGATTCCAAATACTGAAAGCTTGTCGTGGCCATAACTTTTCATGTAGTCGTTTTGCTCTCCTCGGATAACTTTCACGATATGTTCTACATTGAATCTATTGTTGGTCTCTTTTACAGCTTCGATTGCTGTAACCAAGAAATTTTGACCTTCAAACTTCTCTGTTGGGTGCTTACAATTGTCACAGAATCCACAATCTTTCTCCATATATTCTCCAAAATAGTGGAGTAGAGTTTTTCTCCTGCAAATTGAACTTTCTGCATAAGCAGCCATTTCTTGAAGTAGAATTTTGGCGTTTTCACGTTCAGTGACTGGTTTATCTTTGTTGAATTTATCAAGTTTGATGATGTCATCATATTTGTAAAACATCAAACAATGCCCTTCTAGACCATCTCGCCCAGCTCGCCCAGTTTCTTGATAGTAGCCTTCCAGTGATTTTGGTACATCATAGTGAATGACATACCTTACATCAGGTTTATCAATTCCCATTCCGAAGGCGATAGTGGCTACGATGACATCAAGTTCTTCATTTAGAAAGTCGTCTTGGTTTTTGATTCTCACATTTTGATCTAATCCAGCGTGATATGGTGCTGCATTGATGCCATTTACTTTGAGTAGGGAAGCTATTTCTTCGACTTTTTTTCGACTTAAGCAATAAATAATTCCTGATTTGCCTTTTTGGCCTTTGATGTATTTGATGATTTGCTTTTTGGTCTCATTTTTTATCTTCGGCCGAACTTCATAATAGAGATTTGTCCTGTTGAAAGAAGACTTGAACAGATCAGCTTCTTCCATTTGTAAGTTTCTCTGAATGTCCTGTTGTACTTTTGGCGTAGCTGTAGCGGTCAAGGCTATAATAGGTAACTTTTCGCCAATTTGAGCAATTATTGATTTTATCCTTCTGTATTCAGGTCTGAAGTCATGCCCCCATTCTGATATACAATGTGCTTCATCTATAGCTACAAAACTGATATTTGCTTCCTTTAGGAACTTGACATTTTCTTCTTTGGTCAAGGACTCTGGCGCCACATAAAGCAACTTAGTATTTCCCGCCAATACCTCTTTTTTAACTTTATTAGTTTCAGATTTATTTAAAGTTGAATTCAAGAAATAAGCATTAATGCCAAAGGCATTGAGTTGATCTACTTGATTTTTCATCAAAGCGATTAGAGGCGAAATGACTACTGCTGTGCCATTTTTGATAACAGCGGGAAGTTGATAGCATAGTGATTTTCCCGCCCCTGTAGGCATGATTACAAAGGTATTGCTTCCACCTAAAATGTTGTCAACGATGGCTTCTTGGTTCCCTCGGAACTGGCTGAAGCCAAATATTTCTTTGAGATTTTCTTTTACTGTTTGATCCACTTCACAATCACGTTTTAATGTTCCGCTTTTTGGGCATCATTAAACTTTAAAGGAATTCTTTTTTACCTTTGAACAAATTTAATGATTAAGCCTGTCAAAATTGAAATTAACAAAAAATATTAAAACAAACGCTATACAAGTGCTCCAAAAGGAGGCAA is drawn from Belliella baltica DSM 15883 and contains these coding sequences:
- the recQ gene encoding DNA helicase RecQ; this encodes MDQTVKENLKEIFGFSQFRGNQEAIVDNILGGSNTFVIMPTGAGKSLCYQLPAVIKNGTAVVISPLIALMKNQVDQLNAFGINAYFLNSTLNKSETNKVKKEVLAGNTKLLYVAPESLTKEENVKFLKEANISFVAIDEAHCISEWGHDFRPEYRRIKSIIAQIGEKLPIIALTATATPKVQQDIQRNLQMEEADLFKSSFNRTNLYYEVRPKIKNETKKQIIKYIKGQKGKSGIIYCLSRKKVEEIASLLKVNGINAAPYHAGLDQNVRIKNQDDFLNEELDVIVATIAFGMGIDKPDVRYVIHYDVPKSLEGYYQETGRAGRDGLEGHCLMFYKYDDIIKLDKFNKDKPVTERENAKILLQEMAAYAESSICRRKTLLHYFGEYMEKDCGFCDNCKHPTEKFEGQNFLVTAIEAVKETNNRFNVEHIVKVIRGEQNDYMKSYGHDKLSVFGIGKDEDERLWKTVVRQAMINNFLEKDIENYGVIKVTQKGLDFIKNPYSVMISKDHDFEQMLVNDSTEDISLGGKAYDEKLFELLKLERKKVAKSKGLPPYVIFQDPSLEEMATVYPTTREELAQINGVGMGKVTKFGSSFLKLIENYVEENDIMTASDVVVKTAGNRSKVKISIIQQVDRKINLDEIADNLNISMGELLQEIEQIIYSGTKLNINYYIENIMDEEREETLHDYFMTAETDNIKAALEELEDEDFAEEEIRVYRVKFISEHAN
- the purD gene encoding phosphoribosylamine--glycine ligase, producing the protein MNILLLGSGGREHAFAWKIINSQKCSQLFVAPGNAGTSQIAKNVSLSITDFPAISDFVLENNIQMVVVGPEEPLVKGIVDFFKSNPNLSSIPIIGPSEEGARLEGSKDFSKQFMERNNIPTAASATFTKETLKDAYQFIDQQSIPVVLKADGLAAGKGVLICQSHQEAKDSLKQMLIDNMFGEASSKVVIEQFLDGIELSVFVATDGKNYKILPEAKDYKRIGEGDSGLNTGGMGAVSPVPFADADFMRKVEERVVIPTVKGLEKENIKYTGFLFIGLMNIGGDPYVIEYNVRMGDPETQAVLPRIKSDFVDLLHAMGTMQLDQYKIELETFTTTTVVLVAGGYPEAYRKDDKIIGLENAGKDNTALVFHAGTKIGSEGEFLTNGGRVMAITGIGSNIEFALQNAYKNVAEICWDDLYFRKDIGQDILKLKK